The proteins below come from a single Octopus sinensis linkage group LG10, ASM634580v1, whole genome shotgun sequence genomic window:
- the LOC115216337 gene encoding acyl-CoA-binding domain-containing protein 6-like yields MDVNKIMSNIRNGDFEDVKRLMKTQPEKLNQTTSNGITFLMTSCERGSIRLITLSTESGTDLNISNKKNQTALHSAVDNLTKQLQVVLHSSWHLVNEAA; encoded by the exons ATGGATGTAAATAAGATTATGAGCAACATTCGGAATGGGGACTTTGAAGATGTGAAACGTCTTATGAAAACACAGCCCGAAAAA cTTAACCAAACAACTTCAAATGGTATTACATTCCTCATGACATCTTGTGAACGAGGCAGCATAAGGTTAATAACCTTATCAACAGAATCTGGCACTGatctcaacatcagcaacaaaaaGAACCAGACAGCTTTACATTCTGCTGTGGATAA cTTGACCAAACAACTTCAAGTGGTATTACATTCCTCATGGCATCTTGTGAACGAGGCAGCATAA